The proteins below come from a single Bactrocera dorsalis isolate Fly_Bdor chromosome 5, ASM2337382v1, whole genome shotgun sequence genomic window:
- the LOC105225035 gene encoding phospholipid scramblase 1 isoform X2: MRIRGDWMSIPAGIPNCPRGLEYLTMVDQLLVKQKVELLEAFTGFETNNKFSIKNALGQKVYYAVEDNDCCTRNMCGPARPFDMKVFDNFRNEVIHMYRPLACSACCFPCCLQTMEVSAPPGNVIGTIEQEWSICSPSFRIKNHIGDTVLRIEGPICTFSMCGDVEFKVVSLTGEAVGKISKQWSGLAREIFTDADFFGITFPMDLDVRMKAVLLGATFLIDAMFFEKQANNETDRPGMF, from the exons TGGAGTACCTTACGATGGTCGACCAGCTTTTGGTTAAACAAAAAGTCGAACTACTTGAAGCTTTCACCGGCTTCGAAACCAATAATAAATTCTCCATAAAAAATGCGCTCGGCCAAAAAGTCTATTACGCTGTAGAGGACAACGACTGCTGCACGCGTAATATGTGTGGCCCCGCACGTCCTTTTGATATGAAAGTTTTTGATAATTTCCGTAATGAAGTCATCCATATGTATCGCCCATTAGCCTGCTCGGCATGTTGTTTTCCCTGTTGCCTACAAACAATGGAAGTATCCGCACCGCCGGGCAATGTAATTGGCACCATCGAGCAAGAATGGTCCATTTGTTCGCCATCATTTCGTATTAAAAATCATATTGGCGATACTGTGTTACGCATCGAAGGACCTATTTGCACGTTTTCAATGTGCGGCGATGTGGAATTTaag GTGGTTTCTTTAACCGGCGAGGCTGTGGGGAAGATTTCAAAACAATGGTCTGGTTTAGCGCGCGAAATATTCACCGATGCAGATTTCTTTGGTATTACCTTTCCGATGGACTTGGATGTGCGCATGAAGGCTGTGCTTTTGGGTGCCACTTTCCTTATT GATGCCATGTTCTTTGAAAAGCAAGCAAATAATGAAACCGACCGTCCGGGCATGTTCTAA